One stretch of Bordetella avium DNA includes these proteins:
- a CDS encoding VWA domain-containing protein, producing MQRFQRDPLPQGTSTDEMARFFEERVAVLERHFPPSVAQVYALPRLGSDASLEWWTSQEGAVTPFASLNETQQKALLARHAEHQAQLQSLARSLDARGMAPQANLVRSLQSRADPASMFSVEGHLLLTQGMPAPAAAPPSRRRWLWIALPLFLLLLLLALLCWWLWMRPAVPVPPAQTVPPEQIAPEPAAPPAKAEPDDKNWPTELVIVLDTSAAMNERAGQGSPSRAELASREIERLSQGLPSKTTAHLVRYGGGECRAPTYQGPFPASDRGQMLSAVKQSDNGGKASLGASLRRAAEAVDGKSRDALIFVFAGGPDRCDEDVCAVARELHAKQPRLRINQVDLTGQKNLDPCVAQETQGNAYTWGDHKGQSVDLSAEARKLLDAK from the coding sequence GTGCAACGTTTTCAGCGTGATCCTCTGCCCCAGGGCACTTCCACCGACGAGATGGCCCGCTTCTTCGAGGAGCGGGTTGCGGTTCTCGAACGCCATTTCCCACCCAGCGTCGCCCAGGTCTATGCCCTGCCGCGCCTGGGCAGCGACGCCTCTCTGGAGTGGTGGACGAGCCAGGAAGGCGCCGTCACCCCCTTTGCGTCGCTGAACGAAACGCAGCAAAAAGCCTTGCTGGCACGGCATGCTGAACACCAGGCCCAATTGCAAAGCCTGGCTCGATCGCTCGACGCGCGGGGCATGGCGCCGCAAGCCAATTTGGTGCGCAGCCTGCAAAGCCGGGCCGATCCGGCCAGCATGTTCAGCGTGGAAGGCCATCTGCTGCTCACGCAGGGAATGCCCGCGCCGGCCGCCGCGCCTCCAAGCCGGCGGCGCTGGCTATGGATTGCGCTGCCGCTGTTCTTACTGCTTTTGCTGCTGGCCCTGCTGTGCTGGTGGCTATGGATGCGTCCGGCCGTGCCGGTGCCCCCCGCGCAAACCGTCCCTCCCGAGCAGATCGCCCCCGAACCGGCGGCGCCCCCGGCCAAGGCCGAGCCTGACGACAAAAACTGGCCGACCGAACTGGTCATCGTGCTTGACACCTCGGCAGCCATGAATGAGCGGGCAGGCCAGGGTTCGCCAAGCCGGGCGGAACTTGCCAGCAGGGAAATCGAGCGGCTGAGCCAGGGCCTGCCATCCAAAACGACCGCACATCTGGTGCGCTATGGCGGCGGCGAATGCCGCGCGCCGACCTATCAGGGACCCTTCCCGGCCTCGGACCGCGGCCAAATGCTCTCGGCCGTCAAGCAATCCGACAATGGCGGCAAGGCCTCTCTCGGAGCCAGCCTGCGCCGGGCGGCCGAAGCCGTGGACGGCAAGAGCCGCGATGCCCTGATCTTCGTCTTTGCGGGCGGACCGGATCGTTGCGACGAAGACGTCTGCGCCGTGGCCCGAGAACTGCATGCCAAACAACCGCGTCTGCGCATCAACCAGGTCGATCTGACCGGCCAGAAGAATCTCGACCCCTGTGTGGCGCAGGAAACCCAGGGCAACGCCTACACCTGGGGCGACCACAAAGGTCAATCGGTAGACCTGTCGGCCGAAGCGAGAAAGCTGCTCGACGCGAAATAA
- a CDS encoding YajQ family cyclic di-GMP-binding protein has protein sequence MPSFDVVSEVDKHELTNAVDQANRELSTRFDFKGSDAKFELEGYVVTQVASSAFQLKQMLDILRGRLGARGIDVRCLDEESPLENLGGARQKITIKQGIEQAVSKKLIAAIKASKLKVESQINGEKLRITGKKRDDLQAVMQLLRKTEVDLPLQFDNFRD, from the coding sequence ATGCCGAGCTTTGATGTCGTTTCCGAAGTTGACAAGCACGAACTGACCAACGCGGTCGATCAGGCCAACCGCGAATTGTCCACCCGCTTCGATTTCAAGGGGTCGGATGCCAAGTTCGAGCTGGAAGGCTATGTGGTGACCCAGGTCGCCTCCAGCGCCTTTCAACTCAAGCAGATGCTGGACATTCTGCGCGGCCGGCTGGGTGCGCGAGGCATAGACGTGCGCTGCCTGGACGAGGAAAGCCCGCTCGAAAATCTGGGTGGCGCGCGTCAGAAGATCACCATCAAGCAGGGTATCGAGCAGGCGGTCTCCAAGAAGCTGATCGCCGCCATCAAGGCGAGCAAGCTGAAGGTCGAGAGCCAGATCAACGGCGAAAAACTGCGCATCACCGGCAAGAAACGCGACGATCTGCAGGCGGTGATGCAGTTGCTGCGCAAGACAGAAGTGGACCTGCCGCTGCAGTTCGATAACTTCCGCGACTAA
- a CDS encoding LysM peptidoglycan-binding domain-containing M23 family metallopeptidase gives MRLLFATALLAVLAGCASSSVSPGFHRVESGETLSAIARRYNQSVPDLVRWNKLNSANRIEKGQLLRVQPPGGTSGTVASKPRSSAASPPPSAPRGAPVTGITLIWPAEGKLTRTYNGTSSNGLTIANASGTPVLAAAAGTVAYASHGLRGYGNLVILRHGNNFITIYAHNRKLLVKQGQSVKQGQQIAEMGNSDASSNQLYFELRRDGKPVNPTGVLPRR, from the coding sequence CTGCGCCTGCTGTTCGCCACGGCCCTGCTCGCTGTTCTGGCGGGCTGCGCATCATCTTCTGTCAGTCCGGGATTTCATCGGGTGGAGTCCGGCGAAACGCTGAGCGCTATTGCACGGCGCTACAACCAGAGCGTGCCTGACCTGGTTCGTTGGAACAAACTGAACAGCGCCAATCGCATCGAGAAGGGGCAGTTGCTGCGCGTGCAGCCTCCCGGCGGCACCTCGGGTACGGTCGCCAGCAAACCCCGGTCCAGCGCAGCTTCGCCGCCGCCGTCTGCCCCGCGCGGCGCGCCGGTGACCGGCATCACGCTGATCTGGCCGGCCGAAGGCAAGCTCACGCGGACGTACAACGGCACCTCGTCCAATGGCCTGACTATCGCCAATGCCTCGGGCACCCCTGTGCTGGCTGCTGCCGCCGGCACAGTGGCCTATGCGAGCCATGGTCTGCGCGGCTATGGCAATCTCGTGATTTTGCGCCATGGCAATAACTTCATCACTATCTATGCGCACAACCGCAAACTGCTGGTCAAGCAGGGGCAGAGTGTCAAGCAGGGGCAGCAGATTGCCGAGATGGGCAATAGCGATGCCAGCAGCAATCAGCTTTATTTCGAGTTGCGCCGCGATGGCAAGCCGGTGAACCCCACGGGTGTGCTGCCGCGCCGCTGA
- a CDS encoding methyl-accepting chemotaxis protein gives MDGRPFKVVKYATDITRRITAAQTLRLAVQGLSENAVRASQANELAQQACRVAEQGGNTVENVITTMNTITASSRKISDIIGVMDRIAFQTNILALNAAVEAARAGTHGKGFAVVAAEVRSLAQSSASAAKEIKHLINTSVEQIGRGAELVQSAGSTMTDIVASSRRVTEIMSAVLQESLEQSAKLEGVTEDLGSANNGQQAATGLLALCDRAPAHAASGGGLS, from the coding sequence GTGGATGGGCGCCCCTTCAAGGTCGTGAAGTACGCCACCGATATCACGCGCCGCATCACCGCCGCGCAAACTTTGCGGCTGGCGGTGCAGGGGCTGAGCGAGAATGCGGTTCGCGCCTCGCAGGCCAATGAGCTCGCCCAGCAGGCCTGCCGGGTGGCCGAACAGGGCGGGAATACGGTGGAAAACGTCATCACCACGATGAACACCATCACCGCCAGCTCGCGCAAAATTTCCGACATCATCGGCGTGATGGACCGTATCGCCTTCCAGACCAATATCCTGGCCCTGAATGCGGCCGTCGAAGCGGCGCGCGCTGGCACGCATGGCAAGGGTTTCGCCGTGGTGGCCGCCGAGGTGCGCAGCCTGGCGCAGAGCAGCGCTTCAGCCGCCAAAGAAATCAAGCATCTCATTAACACCTCGGTTGAGCAGATTGGGCGCGGCGCTGAGCTTGTGCAGTCAGCCGGCAGCACGATGACCGATATCGTGGCGTCATCGCGCCGTGTGACCGAGATCATGAGCGCGGTGCTGCAAGAGTCGCTCGAACAATCCGCCAAGCTAGAAGGTGTGACCGAAGACCTCGGCAGCGCCAATAACGGCCAGCAGGCCGCGACCGGCCTGCTGGCCTTGTGTGATCGCGCTCCTGCCCACGCGGCATCAGGCGGCGGCCTTTCATGA
- a CDS encoding SAM-dependent methyltransferase, with protein sequence MNDRNLSHGHTQPCVDLRSRIEQLGDLPGWPVERQLELLDTVAGSELGAFVMAHGGLDAHWTDVVVTHQSGSARNHADILLLERLPATLATRHRYGIFRQLLQAALRPRMTLLSIPCGTLTDLLSLDYRNAPEVHLIGVDIDAQALATARSRALQQGLPVDLRQQDAWQGDIAAEADIVVSHGLSSTNLTPSA encoded by the coding sequence ATGAACGACCGCAATCTCAGCCACGGCCACACCCAGCCCTGCGTGGACCTTCGCAGCCGCATCGAACAGCTGGGCGATCTGCCCGGCTGGCCGGTCGAACGTCAGCTCGAACTGCTAGATACCGTCGCAGGCAGCGAACTGGGCGCCTTCGTGATGGCGCATGGCGGGCTGGATGCCCACTGGACCGACGTGGTGGTCACGCATCAATCCGGTAGCGCTCGCAATCACGCTGACATCCTGCTGCTCGAGCGGCTGCCCGCCACGCTGGCGACCCGCCATCGCTATGGAATTTTTCGACAGCTTTTGCAAGCGGCCTTGCGCCCCCGGATGACGCTGCTCAGCATTCCCTGCGGCACCCTGACCGATCTGCTCAGCCTGGACTACCGCAACGCACCCGAGGTGCATCTCATCGGCGTCGATATCGACGCCCAGGCGCTCGCCACCGCCCGCTCGCGCGCCTTGCAACAAGGGCTTCCCGTCGATCTGCGCCAACAAGATGCCTGGCAAGGCGACATCGCCGCCGAAGCTGACATCGTCGTCAGCCACGGCCTGTCATCTACGAACCTAACACCGAGCGCGTGA
- the cyoD gene encoding cytochrome o ubiquinol oxidase subunit IV: MSAHHDAAHADGGHGSLKSYIIGFILSIILTLGSFWLVMNGTFSRPLVLGGILVLCVVQLLVQLVFFMHMGTAKSEQDNLSAFLFTVMIIAIIVGGSIWVLHNMNANMLHPMP, from the coding sequence ATGTCTGCTCATCACGACGCCGCCCACGCCGATGGCGGTCACGGCAGCCTGAAGTCGTACATCATTGGCTTCATTCTCTCCATCATCTTGACCTTGGGTTCTTTCTGGCTGGTCATGAATGGCACCTTCTCGCGTCCGCTCGTGCTGGGCGGAATCCTGGTGCTGTGCGTGGTTCAGTTGTTGGTGCAACTGGTGTTCTTCATGCACATGGGCACCGCCAAGAGCGAGCAGGACAACCTGTCGGCTTTCCTGTTTACGGTCATGATCATCGCCATCATTGTGGGTGGTTCGATCTGGGTGCTGCACAACATGAATGCCAACATGTTGCATCCCATGCCCTGA
- the cyoC gene encoding cytochrome o ubiquinol oxidase subunit III — protein sequence MTHAVASHSQDAHHGHEHHDDGSKTVFGFWVYLMSDLLIFSVLFATFAVLSGATAGGPTGRDLFDLNFVLVETMLLLISSFTFGVAMLNMYAGKTNKVIAWLVITFILGAGFIAMELYEFQHLIHQGAGPDRSAYLSSFFFLVGTHGLHVTAGLLWIIIMIIMVCRHGLDATNKRRLACLSLFWHFLDIVWICVFTFVYLMGAI from the coding sequence ATGACGCACGCTGTAGCCTCTCACTCTCAAGATGCCCACCACGGGCATGAGCACCACGACGATGGGTCCAAAACCGTTTTCGGTTTCTGGGTCTATCTGATGAGCGATTTGCTCATCTTCTCGGTGCTCTTCGCCACCTTCGCCGTGCTGTCCGGCGCGACGGCTGGCGGCCCGACCGGCCGCGATCTCTTCGACCTGAACTTTGTTCTGGTCGAAACCATGCTGCTGCTGATCTCCAGCTTCACGTTCGGCGTGGCCATGTTGAATATGTATGCCGGCAAGACCAACAAGGTCATCGCGTGGCTGGTCATCACCTTTATTCTGGGCGCAGGCTTTATCGCCATGGAACTCTATGAGTTCCAGCACCTGATCCATCAAGGTGCGGGCCCGGACCGCAGCGCCTATCTGTCGTCCTTCTTCTTCCTGGTCGGCACCCACGGTCTGCACGTCACCGCCGGTCTGCTGTGGATCATCATCATGATCATCATGGTGTGCCGCCATGGTCTGGATGCCACCAATAAGCGCCGTCTGGCTTGCCTGAGCCTGTTCTGGCACTTCCTGGACATCGTCTGGATCTGCGTCTTCACCTTTGTTTATCTCATGGGAGCCATCTGA
- the cyoB gene encoding cytochrome o ubiquinol oxidase subunit I, with amino-acid sequence MFGKLTLEAIPYHEPIVMVTLAAVALGGLALLGAITYFGKWKYLWTEWLTTVDHKRIGVMYIIVALVMLLRGFADAIMMRTQLAVASGDNPGFLPPHHYDQIFTAHGVIMIFFMAMPFITGLMNLIVPLQIGARDVAYPFLNSLSFWLFSAGVALIMMSLFVGEFAATGWLAYPPLSGLEYSPSVGVDYYIWALQISGLGTTLSGINFIVTILKMRAPGMTLMKMPVFTWTALVTNILIVAAFPVLAATLALLTADRYMGTHFFTNDGGGNAMMYVNLIWIWGHPEVYILILPCFGAFSEIIATYSRKPLFGYKSMVYATAAIGVLSFLVWLHHFFTMGAGANVNAFFGIATMIISIPTGVKVFNWLFTMYKGRVVFTTPVLWTVGFMVTFVIGGMTGVLMAIPAVSFVLHNSLFLIAHFHNVIIGGVVFGCIAAMTYWFPKAFGFKLNERLGRYSFWCWFIGFYLAFMPLYILGFKGMTRRLNHYDNPEWQPYLIVALIGAFFIALGIWFLLQQVVMSIVDRKNNQDLTGDPWNGRTLEWATSSPPPFYNFAHVPHVDSLDQHWEDKERGVAFKQPKTYEDIHMPRNTAAGIYIGAFGLIMSFGLIWHIWWLAIVGLVGMIGSFIVRAFDRDIDYYVPAAEVERIENEYYAKLQKAI; translated from the coding sequence ATGTTCGGAAAACTCACCCTGGAGGCCATTCCGTACCATGAACCTATCGTCATGGTTACGCTGGCCGCTGTCGCCCTGGGAGGCCTCGCGCTCCTAGGCGCGATCACCTACTTCGGCAAATGGAAGTATCTGTGGACCGAGTGGCTTACCACCGTGGATCACAAGCGCATTGGCGTGATGTACATCATCGTCGCCCTGGTCATGCTGCTGCGCGGTTTTGCCGACGCCATCATGATGCGCACCCAACTGGCCGTCGCATCGGGCGATAACCCTGGCTTCCTGCCGCCGCACCACTACGATCAGATCTTCACCGCCCACGGCGTCATCATGATTTTCTTCATGGCGATGCCCTTCATCACGGGCCTGATGAACCTGATCGTGCCGCTGCAAATCGGCGCGCGCGACGTGGCCTACCCCTTCCTGAACTCGCTGAGCTTCTGGCTGTTCTCGGCCGGCGTGGCGCTGATCATGATGTCGCTGTTCGTGGGCGAATTCGCTGCGACCGGCTGGCTGGCCTATCCGCCGCTGTCCGGGCTGGAATACAGCCCGAGCGTGGGGGTGGACTACTATATCTGGGCACTGCAGATATCAGGGCTGGGTACGACACTTAGCGGCATCAACTTCATCGTCACCATCCTGAAGATGCGTGCGCCGGGCATGACCCTGATGAAGATGCCCGTGTTCACCTGGACTGCTCTGGTGACCAACATCCTGATCGTGGCCGCCTTCCCGGTGTTGGCCGCCACGCTGGCCCTGTTGACCGCCGATCGCTACATGGGCACGCACTTCTTCACGAACGACGGTGGCGGTAACGCCATGATGTACGTGAACCTGATCTGGATCTGGGGCCACCCCGAGGTCTACATCCTGATCCTGCCTTGCTTTGGCGCGTTCTCGGAAATCATCGCGACCTACTCGCGCAAGCCGTTGTTTGGCTACAAGTCCATGGTCTACGCCACGGCTGCGATCGGCGTGCTGTCCTTCCTGGTCTGGCTGCACCACTTCTTCACGATGGGCGCGGGGGCCAACGTCAACGCCTTCTTCGGCATCGCCACCATGATTATCTCCATCCCGACCGGGGTGAAGGTGTTCAACTGGTTGTTCACGATGTACAAGGGCCGCGTCGTGTTCACCACCCCGGTGCTCTGGACGGTCGGCTTCATGGTCACCTTTGTGATCGGCGGCATGACCGGCGTGCTGATGGCGATTCCGGCCGTGTCTTTCGTGCTGCACAACAGCCTGTTCCTCATCGCGCACTTCCACAACGTCATCATCGGCGGCGTGGTCTTCGGTTGTATCGCGGCGATGACCTACTGGTTCCCCAAGGCTTTCGGCTTCAAGCTGAATGAGCGTCTGGGCCGTTACTCCTTCTGGTGCTGGTTCATCGGTTTCTACCTGGCCTTTATGCCCCTGTACATCCTGGGCTTCAAGGGCATGACCCGCCGTCTGAACCACTACGACAACCCGGAGTGGCAGCCTTACCTGATCGTTGCCCTGATCGGCGCCTTCTTCATCGCCCTGGGCATCTGGTTCTTGTTGCAACAGGTGGTGATGTCTATCGTCGATCGCAAGAACAACCAGGATCTGACGGGCGACCCCTGGAATGGCCGTACCCTGGAGTGGGCGACTTCTTCGCCTCCGCCGTTCTATAACTTCGCTCACGTGCCCCACGTCGATTCGCTCGACCAGCACTGGGAAGATAAGGAGCGCGGTGTTGCCTTCAAGCAGCCCAAGACCTACGAAGACATCCACATGCCGCGCAATACCGCCGCAGGCATCTATATCGGCGCCTTTGGCCTGATCATGTCCTTCGGCCTCATCTGGCACATTTGGTGGCTGGCCATCGTGGGTCTGGTCGGCATGATCGGTTCCTTCATCGTCCGCGCCTTCGATCGCGATATCGACTACTACGTGCCTGCGGCCGAAGTCGAGCGAATCGAGAATGAATACTACGCCAAACTGCAAAAGGCGATCTGA
- the cyoA gene encoding ubiquinol oxidase subunit II, with translation MKHPHLATLARALAVGAVMLLGGCSMEILSPKGDIGAQEKTLLLTALGLMLLIVVPVIFMTLYFAWKYRASNTEAEYLPKWSHSTRIEVVVWTIPCIIIAILAVLTWKSSHALDPYRPLQSDVKPVTIEVVSLDWKWLFIYPDYDIATVNQIAFPVNTPVNFRITSQSVMNSFFIPQLGSQIYSMSGMETKLHLNAFEVGDYAGISANYSGSGFSGMRFRALAMTQQGFDDWIAKARASNNPLTPAVYEALTKPSENNPVTMYSEVPTGMFDFIVHNQMSKMAGVDPATCTPATNNLIAVAE, from the coding sequence GTGAAACACCCCCACCTTGCGACTCTCGCGCGCGCGCTAGCTGTCGGCGCTGTCATGCTGCTAGGCGGCTGTTCGATGGAAATTCTCTCTCCCAAGGGAGACATCGGCGCCCAGGAAAAAACCCTGCTCCTCACCGCTCTCGGCTTGATGCTGTTGATCGTGGTGCCCGTCATTTTCATGACGCTCTACTTCGCCTGGAAGTACCGCGCCTCCAATACGGAAGCCGAATACCTTCCCAAGTGGTCGCACTCGACCCGGATCGAAGTCGTGGTCTGGACCATTCCCTGCATCATCATCGCCATCCTGGCCGTGCTGACCTGGAAGTCCTCGCACGCGCTGGACCCTTACCGGCCGCTGCAATCCGACGTCAAGCCGGTGACCATCGAAGTGGTGTCGCTGGACTGGAAGTGGCTGTTCATCTACCCCGATTACGACATCGCCACGGTGAACCAGATCGCCTTCCCGGTAAATACCCCGGTCAACTTCCGCATCACCTCGCAGTCGGTGATGAACTCCTTCTTCATTCCCCAGCTGGGCAGTCAGATCTACTCGATGTCCGGCATGGAAACCAAGCTGCACCTGAACGCGTTTGAAGTGGGCGATTACGCCGGCATTTCCGCGAACTACAGCGGCAGCGGGTTCTCTGGCATGCGCTTCCGTGCGCTGGCCATGACGCAGCAGGGCTTTGACGACTGGATCGCCAAGGCGCGCGCCTCGAATAATCCGCTCACCCCGGCGGTCTATGAGGCGCTGACCAAGCCGAGCGAAAACAATCCGGTGACGATGTACTCCGAAGTTCCGACGGGCATGTTCGACTTCATTGTGCATAACCAAATGAGCAAGATGGCCGGTGTCGACCCTGCGACGTGCACGCCCGCCACGAATAATCTGATCGCTGTTGCGGAGTAA